Within the Flavobacterium sp. CG_23.5 genome, the region GGAGAAGCAAGAAAACCATTTGTAAAAGTTCTTAATTGGGAATCAGGGCAAAGAAATAAATACGGCTCTGCACAGCCTTGGAAACAGAAAAGACTTGTTGAACTTAAAATCATAAACCCACAATCTATTTGACAATATATTGTATAACTGCAAAATTGACACTTCTACCCTTCACTGACAAAGAAGCCCGAACCGCTAACACACGTCTTGCGCAATTTGCTAATTTAGTGGAATTACCGTTTTTTATCGTATTTTCGTTTAGCCGAAAATACTCGTCTTCGTAAGTCGCAAACTGCGCAAGGCGCGAGAACGTTGGCGGTCAGTTTAGCAGAACGTGGAGAAAGAGTAGTTATATTTAAAATACATAATGAATAATTTAATGGTAAGTACTAAAACTTTAAACGGTATTTTAAAAGTCATAACAAATTTTATGTTAGACAAAAAAAGTATTAGCGAATTGTCTAACATAAATTTAATTGAAACTAAATATGCTCTCGATGTTTTAATTTCTAACGGTTATGTTTTACGTTCTAATTCTAAAGGCATTAATGATAACGGACAAAAATATAGTTATGTTTATTATGTGGCATCAGAATCAGCAAAAGAAATATTAAATGATGGCGGATTTACAAAACAATTATCTATGAAAGAGAAGAGTAAAACATCTGTAAAAAATAAATTATCTATAAAAGACTCTACCGTTAATGGTCAAATAAATCAAGGTTCACTTTTAAAAAAAATTCCTATTAACAATAATACAAATGCCATTCCAAGCAAAAACGAACCGAAATCAATATGGTTTAGGATTTGGAAATTTACCGACCACAAACTAATTGCACAAATTATACTCATAATAATATCTTTAATTTTAGGTTATTTTGGCTTTAAGTATTTAAAGTAATTTAACCTTTCATTCCATTAAAGTGGCGGAATGATTAACCACATAATTTTAACCTTAAACCAATATAAAATGAAATTTCACCCTATTTTCCATAAACCATTTCAAAAATGGTGGTTAGTTATGGCTGTTTTGAGTTTAATTAATTTTTCAATATTTGGTTTTCCCTCCACGTTTGAAAATAAAGACTATGGCTATTTTTTTTACACTTTAACTGCATTGTTGGCTGGTTTAGTTTATGGTTCCATTTTGTATTTAATCTATTGGCTTTTTAGTAGAAAATGGAATAATAAAATTTTTATAATTTTAATATCTATTACTTGGTTGTTTTGTTTGCTAATTCAAAACAAATATAAAATGAATGAAAAAGTAGTTGTTGAAACTAATATTGAATTTAAAGATTATTCTAGTCTAGATATCAAGTTAAACGAAATTGGGTATTATCATAGTAAAATTAATAATTTCAGACTTCAGATTCCAGAAAATTGGACTTTGCAAAAAGGACAAGTTCTTGGAACTGAAATTAGTGCTTTAGCTCCAGACAATGGAGGTATTTTCATTTTACAGATTTGTAATTTACATAATAACAAAATTGACATTGACAATTTACCAGATAACTTTTTTTTAAAATTTCTAGAAAACAAGCGTGCGTACAAAATGAAGACTATAGAATCAAAACTGACAACCTTAGCAAATCAGAAAACAAAATATAATGCCTTTACTTTATCTTATAGTCATTTAAATGAAATGCTAAATTTTTATATAGAATCGTATGTTTTTATATATGATGACAGAATTTATCATTTAATATTTAAACGTGAAATAGAACAAAAAGATAATTATAAATTAGAAATTAAAAACATCTTGAATTCATTTATGCTAGAATATTACAAATAAATAAAACCGAACCGCCAACAGCTGTTTTGATATAGTGGGGTTTTAGTGGAATTACCGTTTCGCATCATAATTCTGCAAAGCAGAAAATTGAAAGGTTACGAATTCCCCACCATCTCAAAGCAGCGGGACGTCAAACTGTCTAATAACCTCTTTAGCTCTCGCTAACTTATTTGTATTAAAAATCTTTCAAAATATTTTGTAATACGATTGATTTTTTGTACATTTAAGTATGAAATTCATCAACGGAACCAACAGAAACCAACTGCCACTTTTTGCCTCATCAATTGATGATGCCATTGCGCAAGACAATGAAATTAGGCTCATCGACCTTTTTGTGGATAGTTTAAAATTGAGTGATTTTGGTTTTGCTTTCGACTTTGTCGAAAACGGAAGACCTGCCTATCACCCGTCGGATTTACTCAAACTTTTTATTTACGGTTATCTCAATCGCATGCGTTCGTCGCGAACTCTCGAAAAAGAATGTTCCCGCAACATCGAACTCATGTGGTTGCTAAAAGCACTTGTTCCAGATCACAACACCATCGCCAATTTCAGAAAAGACAATCCCAAAGCCATTGCGCGTGTCTTTCGAGCAACGGTGAAGATGGCTTCCCATTTTGAACTGATTGGCGGAAGCCTTGTCGCGGGTGACAGTACTAAACTTAGAGCCCAAAACTCTAAGAAAAACAATTTCAATCCCAGTAAAATAGAACGGCATATTGCTTATATCGATGCTAGATTAGAAGAATACAATCTGGCTTTAGCAAAAGCGGACGGCGATGAAACTGAAAAGAAAAAGATAGAAACAAAGGTTAGAAAACATACTATCCAAAAACAAAAATACATTCAATACAAGAATACAATTGAGACAACCGGTATTACCCAAATCTCTACTTCAGATCCCGATAGTCGCCAAATAATGACTCGAAATAACATCTCTGAAGTAGCCTATACTGTACAAACAACAGTAGATGCTTTGCACAATATCCCAATTGATTTTAAGGTCACTAATGAAAATGATTCTAAAGCTATGGGAGGCATGCTGCGCCGTAGTAAAGTCATTTTGGGACATAACAATTTTACCGCCATTTATGACAAAGGATACCACACCGGAAGCGAGTTTGAGTATGCTAATAAACTAGGCGTTGCTGTCTTGGTTGCCATTCCAGGGGTTGCCGCACATGCA harbors:
- a CDS encoding IS1182 family transposase; translation: MKFINGTNRNQLPLFASSIDDAIAQDNEIRLIDLFVDSLKLSDFGFAFDFVENGRPAYHPSDLLKLFIYGYLNRMRSSRTLEKECSRNIELMWLLKALVPDHNTIANFRKDNPKAIARVFRATVKMASHFELIGGSLVAGDSTKLRAQNSKKNNFNPSKIERHIAYIDARLEEYNLALAKADGDETEKKKIETKVRKHTIQKQKYIQYKNTIETTGITQISTSDPDSRQIMTRNNISEVAYTVQTTVDALHNIPIDFKVTNENDSKAMGGMLRRSKVILGHNNFTAIYDKGYHTGSEFEYANKLGVAVLVAIPGVAAHAPDTAFDVEHFKYNKDTDSYTCPANEILTTNGNWYSKKNGKSITQMKHYKTSACLNCELFKKCTKNVKGRLIERSQYADLIYENKVRIENNYEIYRRRQAIVEHPYGVIKRQWDFYFMTKKTIKHASADVGLIFTAYNLRRIFNLIDPNELKQYLKVLTVFFNSIKAYLKAFCHLKLLTNHCQPLFKETFFCTTNQLYLQTHNAV